A region of Triplophysa dalaica isolate WHDGS20190420 chromosome 18, ASM1584641v1, whole genome shotgun sequence DNA encodes the following proteins:
- the sypl2b gene encoding synaptophysin-like protein 2b isoform X1 gives MPYLQSTMSGFQLDLGPLKEPLGFIRVLEWIFAIFVFATIGGYSGSTSFNIQCKGKGNHEVLVTFSYPFRLNTQSYEVPTCKVNETKSDTMNLIGNYSSSAEFFVAVGVLAFFYCTATLVLYLGYQHLYRESPRGPIVDLLITGVFVFLWLVSSSAWGKGLTDVKHATSPNTLVSIPEVCKLNSCTAGHVPLMGRLDSSVIFGFLNLILWGGNFWFIYKETPFHKSVNLQEETGQP, from the exons ATGCCTTATTTGCAGAGCACGATGAGCGGATTTCAACTTGATCTCGGCCCGTTGAAAGAACCACTGGGATTTATACGTGTACTGGAATGG ATATTTGCCATATTTGTATTTGCTACAATAGGAGGGTATTCTGGCTCCACAAGTTTTAACATCCAGTGTAAAGGCAAGGGAAACCATGAAGTTCTTGTTACCTTCAGCTACCCTTTTAG GCTTAACACCCAGAGTTACGAAGTCCCAACATGCAAGGTCAATGAGACAAAGTCTGATACCATGAATTTGATTGGAAATTATTCATCTTCGGCTGAGTTTTTTGTCGCTGTTGGTGTTCTGGCTTTTTTCTACTGCACTGCAACGCTTGTGTTGTACCTGGGTTACCAGCACCTTTACCGAGAGTCTCCACGTGGCCCCATTGTT GATCTGCTGATAACTGGGGTCTTCGTGTTTTTGTGGCTGGTTTCATCTTCTGCCTGGGGGAAAGGCCTCACTGATGTGAAACATGCAACTAGTCCAAATACACTAGTGTCGATACCTGAAGTCTGTAAACTCAACAGTTGCACTGCTGGGCATGTTCCCCTAATGGGTCGTCTCGATTcctcagtg ATTTTTGGATTCCTCAACCTTATCCTGTGGGGAGGAAACTTCTGGTTTATCTATAAAGAGACGCCATTCCACAAGTCAGTGAATCTGCAAGAGGAAACAGGACAACCGTAA
- the sypl2b gene encoding synaptophysin-like protein 2b isoform X2 translates to MSGFQLDLGPLKEPLGFIRVLEWIFAIFVFATIGGYSGSTSFNIQCKGKGNHEVLVTFSYPFRLNTQSYEVPTCKVNETKSDTMNLIGNYSSSAEFFVAVGVLAFFYCTATLVLYLGYQHLYRESPRGPIVDLLITGVFVFLWLVSSSAWGKGLTDVKHATSPNTLVSIPEVCKLNSCTAGHVPLMGRLDSSVIFGFLNLILWGGNFWFIYKETPFHKSVNLQEETGQP, encoded by the exons ATGAGCGGATTTCAACTTGATCTCGGCCCGTTGAAAGAACCACTGGGATTTATACGTGTACTGGAATGG ATATTTGCCATATTTGTATTTGCTACAATAGGAGGGTATTCTGGCTCCACAAGTTTTAACATCCAGTGTAAAGGCAAGGGAAACCATGAAGTTCTTGTTACCTTCAGCTACCCTTTTAG GCTTAACACCCAGAGTTACGAAGTCCCAACATGCAAGGTCAATGAGACAAAGTCTGATACCATGAATTTGATTGGAAATTATTCATCTTCGGCTGAGTTTTTTGTCGCTGTTGGTGTTCTGGCTTTTTTCTACTGCACTGCAACGCTTGTGTTGTACCTGGGTTACCAGCACCTTTACCGAGAGTCTCCACGTGGCCCCATTGTT GATCTGCTGATAACTGGGGTCTTCGTGTTTTTGTGGCTGGTTTCATCTTCTGCCTGGGGGAAAGGCCTCACTGATGTGAAACATGCAACTAGTCCAAATACACTAGTGTCGATACCTGAAGTCTGTAAACTCAACAGTTGCACTGCTGGGCATGTTCCCCTAATGGGTCGTCTCGATTcctcagtg ATTTTTGGATTCCTCAACCTTATCCTGTGGGGAGGAAACTTCTGGTTTATCTATAAAGAGACGCCATTCCACAAGTCAGTGAATCTGCAAGAGGAAACAGGACAACCGTAA